A genomic window from Mesorhizobium sp. 131-2-1 includes:
- a CDS encoding tyrosine-type recombinase/integrase, translating to MTVFTQFLGEKAERYIELRHSLGYSFSKQAATLRAFVRYVEHAQFVAPATRTMALDFVLSFGGAANSRTTRHGVLRRFYEYLTIYDAQTEALERRVFPRSRAIPPPRILSESELASLIDACARISPGIPLRGRTMATLIGLLASSGLRSGEAVRLDRSDVDLTSGVLLVRKTKFRKDRLVPVHTTTQAALRHYARDRDAAFPTPKDQGFFLSSRGNRLSATGLQNGFAEVRKLAGLDGGKPLRPHDLRHRFAVTRLSFWHQQRADVQALLPLLATYLGHASYSDTAYYLTGSADLLAIAADRAFLDGGAA from the coding sequence ATGACCGTCTTTACCCAATTCCTCGGCGAGAAGGCCGAGCGTTACATCGAACTGCGCCACTCGCTCGGCTACTCTTTCAGCAAACAAGCCGCCACCTTGCGGGCTTTCGTCCGCTACGTTGAACACGCTCAGTTCGTTGCGCCCGCCACCCGGACGATGGCGCTGGACTTCGTCCTGTCGTTCGGTGGCGCCGCCAACAGCCGCACCACTCGTCACGGCGTGCTCCGCCGATTCTACGAGTATCTCACCATCTATGACGCCCAAACCGAGGCCTTGGAGCGCAGAGTCTTTCCCAGATCCAGGGCAATTCCGCCGCCGCGCATCCTCAGCGAGTCAGAGTTGGCGTCGCTCATCGACGCATGTGCGCGCATTTCGCCAGGCATCCCACTCAGGGGGCGGACGATGGCAACGCTGATCGGATTGTTGGCAAGTTCGGGACTGCGATCTGGCGAAGCGGTCAGACTTGATCGTTCCGACGTCGATCTGACCAGCGGGGTTCTTCTGGTTCGGAAGACGAAGTTCCGCAAGGACCGTCTCGTTCCAGTTCACACGACGACCCAGGCTGCCCTTCGCCACTACGCACGTGATCGTGACGCCGCTTTTCCCACGCCCAAGGACCAGGGCTTCTTCCTCAGCTCTCGTGGCAACCGCCTCTCAGCGACCGGCCTGCAAAACGGTTTTGCCGAGGTCCGCAAGCTCGCCGGCCTTGATGGCGGTAAGCCCTTAAGGCCGCACGATCTCAGGCACCGGTTCGCCGTGACCCGTCTCAGCTTCTGGCATCAACAGCGTGCAGACGTTCAGGCGTTGCTCCCGTTGCTCGCCACATATCTCGGCCACGCCAGCTACAGCGATACAGCTTACTACCTCACGGGTTCGGCGGATCTTCTCGCCATTGCGGCGGATCGCGCTTTCCTCGATGGAGGTGCAGCATGA
- a CDS encoding tyrosine-type recombinase/integrase yields the protein MSEHMLLAPLLESYFRRRLTKQRNATPATVASYRDALRMLILFAAARLRKRPAALVLEDLDRDLILAFLDELEEKRNNTVATRNARLAAIRSFFHHVAAADPASFGVAQRVLTIPTKRAHIEVTRHLTSAEVDAIIGAPDQRTPRGRRDRAFLLFLARTGARVSEAISVDADDLQLERPRSQVLLHGKGRRDRVIPVPQDLARALAAVLRERGIANHEPRPIFVGAHNERLTRFGATHIVRRAAAKAVAVRPDLAEKPISPHIFRHSLAMKLLQSGVDLLTIQAWLGHAQVATTHRYAAADVEMMRNGLEKAGIEGNYGARFRPTDAVLQLLDSI from the coding sequence ATGAGCGAACATATGCTCCTAGCGCCGCTCCTGGAATCCTACTTTCGCCGGCGCTTGACCAAGCAGCGCAACGCCACTCCCGCGACTGTCGCGAGCTATCGCGACGCCTTGCGCATGCTGATCCTCTTCGCCGCCGCCAGGTTGCGGAAGAGGCCGGCGGCGTTGGTGCTTGAAGATCTCGATCGAGACCTCATTCTCGCCTTTCTCGACGAACTCGAGGAGAAGCGGAACAACACCGTCGCCACGCGCAATGCCCGACTAGCTGCGATACGATCTTTCTTCCACCATGTGGCAGCGGCCGACCCGGCGTCCTTTGGTGTCGCGCAACGCGTTTTGACCATTCCCACAAAACGGGCACACATTGAGGTGACGCGCCACCTCACCAGCGCAGAAGTGGACGCAATCATTGGGGCGCCCGATCAGAGGACGCCCCGTGGCCGGCGCGACCGCGCGTTTCTGCTGTTCCTCGCGCGGACCGGCGCGCGCGTCTCCGAAGCCATCAGTGTCGATGCTGACGACCTTCAGTTGGAACGCCCGCGTTCGCAGGTGCTGTTGCACGGTAAGGGGCGCAGAGATCGCGTCATCCCCGTTCCTCAGGATCTGGCGAGAGCGCTGGCGGCCGTGTTGCGCGAGCGCGGTATCGCCAACCACGAACCACGACCGATCTTTGTCGGCGCCCACAATGAGCGCCTGACGCGCTTCGGGGCTACCCACATCGTACGACGAGCAGCGGCCAAGGCCGTGGCCGTAAGGCCGGACTTGGCTGAAAAGCCCATATCACCGCACATTTTTCGACACTCCCTCGCCATGAAGCTTCTCCAGTCCGGCGTGGATCTCTTGACGATTCAAGCCTGGCTCGGCCACGCACAGGTCGCCACCACCCACCGCTATGCCGCTGCGGATGTCGAGATGATGCGCAACGGACTCGAAAAGGCGGGCATCGAGGGCAATTACGGGGCGCGCTTCCGGCCCACCGATGCCGTTCTGCAACTGCTGGACAGCATCTAA
- the tnpB gene encoding IS66 family insertion sequence element accessory protein TnpB, whose protein sequence is MITVVPTDRIYLCCGATDMRRGIDSLARMVQQVLALDPHLCIG, encoded by the coding sequence GTGATCACGGTGGTGCCGACCGACCGGATTTACTTGTGCTGCGGCGCGACCGATATGCGCCGCGGAATCGACAGCCTGGCGCGGATGGTGCAGCAGGTCCTCGCGCTCGACCCGCACTTATGCATCGGGTGA
- the tnpA gene encoding IS66-like element accessory protein TnpA: MTLEHARGDLVAELSDAAAAEDRATGIGRARQRRLWSCTEKRALVDLASAAGSSVTEVAQAFGVAPSQLYAWRKQMGGGELDADQAMATFARIEVSDLPGVERPVADCPDPAGRIVVAFPSGARLRIDGTVDPNALRIVLAELTR, translated from the coding sequence ATGACATTGGAACATGCAAGGGGCGATTTGGTCGCCGAGTTAAGCGATGCCGCGGCGGCGGAAGACCGTGCCACAGGGATTGGGCGCGCGCGGCAACGACGGCTGTGGAGTTGCACAGAGAAGCGCGCGTTGGTCGACCTGGCGAGCGCGGCGGGGTCGTCGGTGACCGAGGTCGCGCAGGCGTTCGGCGTAGCGCCGTCACAGCTCTATGCCTGGCGCAAGCAGATGGGCGGCGGCGAGCTCGATGCCGATCAGGCGATGGCGACCTTCGCGCGCATCGAGGTGAGCGATCTGCCCGGTGTCGAACGGCCCGTCGCCGATTGCCCGGACCCGGCCGGCAGGATCGTCGTGGCCTTTCCGAGCGGTGCGCGATTGCGGATCGACGGGACCGTCGATCCGAATGCGCTGCGCATCGTCCTGGCGGAGTTGACCAGGTGA
- a CDS encoding ABC transporter substrate-binding protein, whose translation MSQELHYLSRHVAAGRLSRREFLGRATALGVSATFANSLLAGAVNAQVPQKGGILKAGLQGGQATDTLDPAFFPGACPIAFSKCWGELLMELTPDGGVENRLAEEIGSSKDAKTWTMKIRKGVEFHNGKTVTADDVVATLERHSDSRSKSGALGVLGSIDTLKANGDEVIVTLKGGNADFPYLMTDYHLVIQPNGGKDNPAGGIGAGPYKIKVNEPGVRHGGERFKNFWQGEKRGHADQIEITVINDATARISALRSDQVHMIDRVEPKVVDLVNRIPGVTVQNVSGRGYYCFNMFCDTPPFDNNDLRMALKLAIDREQMLTQILRGYGSVANDFPINASYPLFSDDIEQRIFEPDKAKFHYRKSGHSGPLLLRTSDVAFPGAVDAAQLYQQSCAKAGITIEVKREPSDGYWSEVWLKQPFAATFWTGRATQDQAYSVAYLSTAAWNDTRFVKEKFDKLLIEARAELDQGKRKNLYREMAMIVRDEGGLIAPFFNQFIDATRPGVKGFVKHPARDMSNASALTVCWLES comes from the coding sequence ATGTCGCAGGAACTTCACTACCTCAGCCGCCACGTCGCTGCCGGCCGACTGAGCCGGCGTGAATTTCTCGGTCGCGCGACGGCACTCGGCGTGAGCGCCACCTTCGCCAACTCGCTTCTTGCCGGTGCTGTGAATGCGCAGGTCCCGCAAAAGGGTGGCATTCTGAAGGCCGGCCTTCAGGGTGGTCAGGCGACTGACACTCTCGACCCGGCGTTCTTCCCCGGCGCGTGCCCGATCGCCTTCAGCAAATGCTGGGGTGAGCTGCTGATGGAACTGACCCCGGACGGCGGCGTTGAAAACCGCCTCGCCGAGGAAATCGGCTCGTCCAAAGACGCCAAGACTTGGACGATGAAGATTCGGAAGGGAGTCGAGTTCCACAACGGCAAGACCGTCACCGCGGATGATGTGGTGGCGACGCTCGAGCGGCACTCGGATTCCAGGTCAAAATCGGGCGCTCTGGGCGTGCTGGGGAGTATTGACACGCTCAAGGCAAATGGCGACGAGGTCATCGTCACCCTGAAGGGCGGTAACGCTGACTTCCCTTATCTGATGACCGATTATCATCTCGTCATCCAACCGAACGGGGGCAAGGACAATCCGGCTGGCGGTATCGGAGCAGGGCCCTACAAGATTAAGGTGAATGAGCCGGGCGTACGGCACGGGGGCGAACGGTTCAAGAATTTCTGGCAGGGCGAAAAGCGTGGCCACGCCGATCAGATCGAGATCACCGTCATCAACGACGCCACGGCGCGTATTTCGGCCCTGCGAAGCGACCAGGTCCACATGATCGACCGGGTAGAGCCGAAGGTCGTTGACCTGGTCAATCGTATCCCCGGCGTGACCGTCCAGAACGTTTCGGGGCGCGGCTATTATTGCTTCAACATGTTCTGTGACACGCCCCCCTTCGATAACAACGATCTCCGGATGGCGCTCAAGCTCGCCATCGACCGCGAGCAGATGCTCACCCAAATCCTGCGCGGCTATGGCTCAGTGGCCAACGATTTTCCAATCAACGCTTCGTACCCGCTGTTTTCTGACGATATCGAGCAGCGCATCTTTGAACCGGACAAAGCCAAGTTTCACTATCGGAAGTCGGGCCATAGCGGACCGCTCCTGCTGCGCACCTCTGACGTCGCCTTCCCCGGTGCCGTCGATGCCGCCCAACTCTATCAGCAGAGCTGCGCCAAGGCCGGAATTACCATCGAGGTCAAGCGCGAGCCGAGCGACGGCTACTGGTCGGAAGTCTGGTTAAAGCAGCCATTCGCCGCCACCTTCTGGACTGGTCGCGCGACGCAGGACCAAGCGTACTCCGTCGCGTATTTGTCGACGGCCGCTTGGAATGACACGCGCTTCGTCAAAGAGAAATTCGACAAGCTTCTCATTGAGGCGAGGGCCGAACTCGATCAGGGCAAGCGCAAAAACCTTTATCGCGAGATGGCAATGATCGTTCGCGACGAGGGCGGCTTAATCGCGCCATTCTTTAACCAGTTCATCGATGCGACGAGGCCGGGCGTGAAAGGGTTCGTCAAGCATCCAGCGCGGGATATGAGCAACGCCTCCGCCTTAACTGTATGCTGGCTCGAATCCTGA
- a CDS encoding MmgE/PrpD family protein — translation MDLTAQIIRHIVDSRAETIPTESIERAKLSVLDTLASAIGGSDDPIAHFARRLGSLSGGKAECTVWVSGEKLPACMAALVNASTARAIDFDDTYELCINGCHASAYNVPPALALAERDPSIAGSELLVALATAMDLHMRLARSVTTHSLKTGRDNIVAVWGTTAVSAKLLRLDEEKTRNAFGIAYAHAAGEVQMYEEGSHTVSLQQGLRARSGVESALSAMVGFNGPREPFFGKYGFYRAFEPSYDVDLLMEKLGQDYVNTEISFKAWPACRAMHPGIDGLKQLRDKYGFKGEDIISLELGVNRLVAESYVVQPRDQKWHPKDPVVARFSLPYVISVAAQRGRVGISDFRPEAFEDEAVRRIMAVTKIEVDPEIDRTHGLHQNSPTAVTVKLRGGAEHSIRIDKPFGHPDNPASFVDGMRKLKACAETSMLPFSDSQLGLIGEFVEDLDKRPTLAPLFKLLVGGK, via the coding sequence ATGGATTTGACGGCGCAAATCATTAGGCACATTGTTGATTCGCGCGCAGAGACAATACCTACGGAGTCGATTGAACGCGCGAAACTCTCCGTTCTCGACACGCTTGCCAGTGCGATCGGGGGATCGGACGATCCGATCGCGCATTTCGCTCGTAGGCTGGGCAGCTTGTCCGGTGGCAAGGCAGAATGCACCGTCTGGGTTTCTGGAGAAAAGCTTCCGGCCTGCATGGCAGCCCTTGTCAATGCCAGCACGGCTAGAGCCATCGACTTTGATGATACCTACGAGCTTTGTATCAACGGCTGCCACGCCAGCGCTTACAATGTGCCGCCGGCGCTGGCGCTCGCGGAACGCGATCCTTCTATTGCTGGAAGCGAATTGCTGGTCGCATTAGCTACGGCTATGGATTTGCACATGCGTCTTGCGCGGAGCGTGACGACCCATTCATTGAAAACCGGCCGCGACAATATTGTTGCGGTGTGGGGCACAACTGCAGTTAGCGCAAAACTGCTGCGGCTCGATGAAGAGAAAACCCGAAATGCATTCGGCATTGCGTACGCCCACGCCGCCGGGGAAGTACAGATGTATGAGGAAGGCTCGCATACTGTGTCCCTGCAACAAGGATTGCGGGCGCGTTCGGGGGTGGAATCGGCCCTGTCGGCTATGGTGGGTTTCAACGGTCCTCGAGAGCCGTTCTTTGGTAAGTATGGCTTCTACAGAGCCTTCGAACCTAGCTACGACGTTGACTTGCTTATGGAGAAACTTGGTCAGGACTATGTGAATACTGAGATCAGCTTCAAAGCTTGGCCGGCTTGCAGGGCTATGCATCCGGGGATCGATGGCCTGAAGCAATTGCGCGATAAGTATGGCTTCAAGGGAGAGGATATAATCTCACTTGAGCTTGGGGTGAACCGTCTCGTCGCTGAAAGTTATGTGGTACAGCCGCGCGACCAAAAGTGGCACCCGAAGGACCCGGTCGTCGCGCGCTTCAGCCTGCCCTACGTCATCTCTGTCGCGGCACAGCGCGGCAGAGTAGGAATTAGCGATTTTCGTCCGGAAGCATTTGAGGATGAGGCTGTGCGCCGGATAATGGCTGTAACGAAGATTGAAGTTGATCCAGAGATCGATCGTACTCACGGTCTGCATCAAAATTCGCCGACAGCAGTTACCGTGAAGCTGAGGGGCGGCGCAGAACATTCCATTCGGATTGACAAGCCATTCGGCCATCCGGACAATCCGGCTTCGTTCGTCGATGGCATGCGTAAACTCAAAGCTTGCGCCGAAACGTCCATGTTGCCGTTCTCCGATTCACAGCTCGGGTTGATTGGGGAATTCGTCGAGGACCTTGATAAGCGGCCCACGCTGGCACCCCTATTCAAGCTGCTTGTTGGCGGTAAATAG
- a CDS encoding alpha/beta fold hydrolase, with product MISERSISVGGIGTSYYESGTGEPIVFLHGAGFGADGKSSFLRQLNDLSDQFRVIAVDQLQCGGTDYPADQKFVNRLGRVDHVIGFIEALGLKQITLVGHSEGSFVAARVAILRPDLVSRLVLLTASSVSPDYGDDRDETWWKAYTEAYDNSSQMPSEEEYVAAWRKSTRAYGQDVEEAKREAYRRAAARGQYEILQNLPEEENNLRLYVVLQQTYVFPYLDRLRAETLIIWSRNDSTVPPDRGVKLAKLMKNSDFHLLNNAGHDVQVDQSEAVNSLIRHWTARSPTSGKYQPFEP from the coding sequence ATGATCTCAGAACGCAGCATTTCAGTGGGTGGAATCGGGACTTCATACTACGAGAGCGGAACAGGCGAGCCTATCGTATTCCTGCACGGTGCGGGCTTCGGTGCAGACGGAAAGAGTTCCTTTTTGCGGCAGCTCAATGACCTATCCGATCAGTTCAGGGTTATCGCGGTAGATCAACTGCAGTGCGGCGGGACCGATTATCCCGCAGATCAAAAATTCGTAAACCGCCTTGGTCGTGTAGACCACGTGATTGGCTTCATCGAAGCGCTGGGGTTGAAGCAGATCACCCTCGTCGGTCATTCAGAAGGGTCATTCGTCGCGGCGCGGGTCGCGATCCTGCGTCCGGATCTTGTCTCGAGGCTTGTGTTGCTGACAGCGAGTTCAGTTTCTCCGGACTATGGGGACGATCGCGACGAAACTTGGTGGAAGGCATATACGGAAGCTTACGACAATTCCAGCCAGATGCCGAGCGAAGAGGAATACGTCGCCGCCTGGCGAAAGAGCACGCGCGCCTATGGACAGGATGTGGAAGAAGCTAAAAGAGAGGCCTATCGGCGGGCTGCGGCGCGCGGGCAATACGAGATTCTCCAGAACCTGCCCGAAGAAGAAAACAATCTCCGTCTGTACGTTGTGCTGCAGCAAACATATGTGTTCCCGTATCTGGATCGACTTCGGGCCGAGACATTGATCATTTGGTCCAGGAACGACTCCACAGTGCCGCCTGACCGCGGTGTAAAGTTGGCAAAGCTGATGAAGAATTCGGATTTCCACCTGCTGAACAATGCAGGACATGACGTCCAGGTCGACCAGAGTGAAGCTGTGAACAGCCTCATCCGGCACTGGACTGCCAGATCACCAACCAGCGGAAAATATCAACCGTTCGAGCCCTAG
- a CDS encoding Lrp/AsnC family transcriptional regulator, which translates to MLHTPLPDLDRIDRKLLIAVQRNNRLTTEELGELAGLSATACQRRLKRLRDARVIQADVAVISPEAIGRPMLMLASITLERDRADIIDRFKQAIRRTPEIMNGYYVTGEADFVLAISVRDMVEYEAFTRRFFHEHPDIKGFKTMVVMDRIKASLALPIDE; encoded by the coding sequence ATGTTGCACACACCGCTGCCAGATTTAGACCGAATCGATCGGAAACTCCTCATTGCCGTACAGCGTAACAATCGCCTTACAACAGAAGAATTGGGCGAGCTCGCAGGCCTTTCGGCCACCGCATGTCAGCGGCGATTGAAGCGACTTCGAGATGCGCGTGTGATCCAGGCAGATGTTGCTGTAATCTCGCCCGAAGCGATCGGGAGGCCCATGCTCATGCTAGCCTCTATAACGCTAGAGCGTGACCGCGCTGATATCATCGATCGTTTCAAACAAGCTATCCGGCGCACACCCGAGATCATGAATGGATATTACGTGACAGGGGAGGCCGATTTTGTTCTCGCAATTTCGGTTCGTGATATGGTCGAATACGAGGCATTTACTCGTCGCTTTTTTCATGAGCACCCCGATATCAAGGGCTTTAAAACGATGGTCGTAATGGATCGAATCAAGGCATCATTGGCTCTGCCAATTGACGAATAG
- a CDS encoding LysR family transcriptional regulator, producing the protein MDNQIELRALRHFIRVSELGSISRASVELRIAQPALSRQMRRLEETLGVQLFIRDGRGVTLTESGAKLCDEVANVLLRLENACLQARIDEGTPSGAIRVGVLPNLGPTFMAELILGCRQQFPRVNLKLLEGFTYQTANWIQSKQIDLGFAYDVDNYRHLNPEFLFQEEVYLVGSKNNWPFGERVLLSELESLPLIIPAAPSYTRRRLEAAAHEQRVELTFKYEIDSIPLIKRMIALDEGYGIFSRACLWEDLEGQNLSVAAIERSSLSFELALTTAYGTILPPPARHIISFLEQMVRRYVELGRWSGEFITRGTSSSTTS; encoded by the coding sequence GTGGATAATCAGATCGAGCTTCGCGCCCTCAGGCACTTCATCCGAGTGTCCGAACTCGGCAGCATCAGTCGAGCTTCGGTGGAGTTGCGGATAGCGCAACCCGCTTTATCAAGGCAAATGCGCCGCCTGGAGGAAACGCTCGGAGTGCAATTGTTTATTCGGGATGGCCGCGGAGTGACGCTGACGGAAAGTGGTGCCAAGCTCTGCGACGAAGTTGCAAATGTCTTGCTGCGGCTGGAAAATGCTTGCCTTCAGGCTCGGATCGATGAAGGCACTCCTTCGGGCGCCATTCGGGTGGGAGTTCTGCCCAACCTGGGCCCAACCTTCATGGCGGAGCTTATTTTAGGCTGCCGTCAACAATTCCCGCGTGTTAACCTGAAATTGCTTGAGGGGTTCACCTATCAAACCGCGAACTGGATCCAGAGCAAGCAGATCGATCTAGGATTCGCATACGATGTTGATAATTATCGCCATCTGAACCCAGAATTCCTTTTCCAAGAAGAAGTTTATTTAGTTGGTTCAAAGAACAATTGGCCATTCGGTGAGAGGGTCTTGTTGTCCGAACTGGAGAGTCTTCCGCTGATTATTCCGGCGGCGCCGAGTTATACGCGACGACGGCTCGAGGCGGCCGCGCACGAGCAAAGGGTGGAGTTGACATTCAAGTACGAGATCGATTCTATACCTCTCATTAAGCGAATGATTGCGCTGGATGAAGGCTACGGCATTTTCAGTCGTGCGTGCTTGTGGGAAGATCTCGAAGGCCAGAATCTGTCTGTGGCTGCGATTGAGCGGTCTTCGCTAAGCTTTGAATTGGCGCTAACAACGGCATATGGAACAATACTGCCGCCACCCGCACGGCACATCATATCATTCCTTGAGCAGATGGTTCGACGTTACGTCGAGCTTGGGCGCTGGTCGGGCGAGTTTATCACTCGCGGCACAAGTTCATCGACCACCAGTTGA
- a CDS encoding amidase — translation MRLGEYADNDATGLSILVNAGEVTAKELTRLAREAHDEVNPSINAVIEFYEDAESVLGADNGVFNGVPFLRKDLGPAEAGRLQEQGSRLFKGHRSENDSLFFRRAREAGLRTVGRTTTPEFGMSGMSESIINGITGNPWDLDRSAGGSSAGAAAAVAAGIVPIAHGSDGGGSIRQPAAWCGLVGLNPSRGRVSGGQDSRFGVGRTFVLCRSVRDMAAALDVFSRPEVGDPFVIVQPDRPYFEELSRPTGKLRIGVARTTWGGVDVELEVVKAVESTASLLEEMGHEVTEVVRPPYEFEEFKKIMIAFAELGAGSLQTAALNMGRTISAETLEPVNLKIYERGRKQLLWASADLHEDIRRMRLRVAQAIHAFDILLTPTMSTVARPHGGNYCLTTPTVSIEDFFEADFGGGTHLGVFNITGQPSVSLPLAQSTRGLPIGVQIVGRFGDEGTLVRVARDLEEARPWSHRRPKVWVVKE, via the coding sequence ATGCGGCTCGGCGAATACGCAGACAACGACGCAACTGGTTTGAGCATTCTTGTGAATGCAGGCGAAGTGACTGCAAAGGAGCTTACGCGTTTGGCTCGCGAGGCTCACGATGAGGTCAATCCTTCAATCAACGCTGTTATCGAGTTCTACGAAGATGCCGAGAGCGTTCTCGGCGCGGACAATGGGGTCTTCAACGGGGTACCATTCCTTCGCAAGGACCTCGGACCCGCAGAGGCAGGCCGCCTCCAGGAACAGGGAAGCCGCCTATTCAAAGGCCATCGTTCGGAAAATGACAGCTTGTTTTTTCGTCGTGCTCGAGAGGCTGGGCTTCGGACTGTCGGAAGAACCACAACGCCGGAGTTTGGCATGTCCGGAATGAGCGAATCCATCATCAATGGCATCACGGGCAATCCTTGGGATTTGGATCGCTCGGCGGGAGGCTCGTCCGCGGGGGCCGCGGCGGCCGTGGCTGCCGGCATCGTTCCGATTGCGCATGGCAGCGATGGCGGCGGGTCGATTCGGCAGCCTGCAGCGTGGTGCGGCCTTGTCGGACTCAACCCGTCGCGAGGACGCGTTTCGGGTGGCCAAGACAGCCGGTTTGGCGTTGGCCGAACATTCGTACTGTGCCGCTCCGTGCGCGATATGGCTGCTGCGCTCGACGTATTTTCGCGCCCCGAAGTCGGCGATCCATTCGTCATCGTCCAGCCAGATCGCCCGTATTTCGAGGAACTCTCGCGGCCCACAGGGAAACTTCGGATCGGGGTGGCGAGGACTACATGGGGAGGGGTCGACGTCGAGCTCGAAGTCGTGAAAGCGGTGGAGTCGACCGCCTCGCTGCTGGAGGAGATGGGTCACGAGGTGACGGAAGTCGTGCGGCCTCCCTATGAGTTCGAAGAGTTCAAGAAAATCATGATTGCATTCGCGGAACTCGGAGCAGGTTCGCTCCAAACCGCAGCGCTGAACATGGGCCGCACTATCAGCGCGGAGACACTAGAGCCCGTCAATCTCAAAATCTACGAACGCGGACGAAAACAACTTTTATGGGCATCGGCAGACCTGCATGAAGACATCCGGCGAATGCGGCTCCGGGTGGCCCAGGCGATCCATGCGTTCGACATTTTGCTGACCCCTACAATGTCGACTGTCGCCCGACCACACGGCGGCAATTATTGTTTGACCACCCCCACTGTTTCTATTGAAGACTTTTTCGAGGCGGACTTCGGAGGCGGCACTCACCTGGGAGTATTCAATATTACCGGGCAGCCTTCTGTGTCGTTGCCTTTGGCGCAAAGTACCCGCGGGCTGCCGATCGGGGTGCAGATCGTCGGCCGCTTCGGCGACGAGGGTACGCTGGTCCGTGTCGCACGCGATCTTGAGGAGGCTAGACCTTGGAGTCACCGGCGACCGAAAGTTTGGGTGGTGAAAGAGTGA
- a CDS encoding ABC transporter ATP-binding protein translates to MYDNVAILKLENLQVHFPIQGGFLDSILGRTRATVRAVDGLDLNIGRGEIVALVGESGSGKTTVGRVITKLVQPTGGKLLFDGEDMTALQGFSALRPYRHRVQMIFQDAYQALNPRHTVFDAVAEPLRSLGLVDNENQLTERVSEALSAAGLTPPEEFFARFPHELSGGQRQRVVIAGALVVKPELIVADEPVSMLDVSIRAQILQTLLDLRDKQNLALLFITHDLPLAWLIADRIAVMYLGRVVEIGSADDITLNPRHPYTIALRDATPQVRNEGQRNGIQALQGEIPSAARVPKGCRFHPRCPIAFDRCQEQEPPIIELGARHRSACWVAK, encoded by the coding sequence GTGTATGACAACGTTGCGATCTTGAAGCTAGAGAACCTGCAGGTTCATTTTCCCATCCAAGGTGGATTTTTGGACAGTATTTTAGGACGGACCCGGGCCACGGTCCGTGCTGTGGACGGGCTCGACCTCAATATCGGGCGGGGTGAAATAGTCGCCTTGGTTGGAGAATCTGGCAGCGGCAAGACCACGGTTGGCCGCGTCATCACCAAGCTGGTGCAGCCAACCGGCGGTAAGTTGCTGTTCGACGGTGAGGATATGACGGCGCTGCAGGGCTTCTCGGCATTGCGTCCTTACCGGCACCGCGTCCAAATGATCTTTCAGGACGCATATCAGGCGCTCAATCCACGCCATACTGTGTTCGATGCGGTGGCAGAGCCATTGCGCTCGCTGGGCCTTGTCGACAACGAAAACCAGCTCACCGAGCGGGTGAGCGAAGCCCTCTCAGCGGCAGGCCTTACCCCCCCCGAAGAGTTCTTCGCGCGCTTTCCGCATGAGCTTTCTGGCGGACAACGTCAGCGGGTAGTCATTGCCGGAGCGCTCGTGGTCAAGCCGGAGCTCATCGTTGCTGATGAACCGGTTTCCATGCTCGATGTCTCAATCCGCGCGCAAATCCTCCAGACTCTCCTTGATCTTCGCGACAAGCAGAACTTGGCGCTGCTCTTCATCACGCACGATTTGCCGCTTGCCTGGTTAATCGCCGATCGGATTGCGGTCATGTATCTCGGTCGAGTAGTCGAGATCGGGAGCGCCGACGATATCACGCTCAATCCTCGGCATCCTTACACGATAGCCCTTCGAGATGCGACGCCCCAGGTTCGCAATGAGGGACAGCGCAACGGCATTCAAGCCCTGCAGGGCGAGATTCCAAGCGCGGCCCGCGTGCCGAAGGGGTGCCGTTTTCATCCTCGGTGTCCGATAGCCTTCGACCGCTGTCAAGAGCAGGAGCCACCGATCATTGAACTCGGCGCGCGACATCGGTCTGCGTGCTGGGTGGCGAAGTGA